Below is a window of Thermodesulfobacteriota bacterium DNA.
ATTATTCGTAACATTTGACCAAAAATACTGCTATACTTGTTCACGGGATGCCTCCTTCAGGTGGTTGTTTTGTTGTTGCAAATAAATCAATTCTACCTGTTGGAGCTCCCTTCCCTTAAAACCTATTTTGGACAGATATGATTCCGGATAAGAAATCCTTTCATTATTAATAGAAACCTTTTAGGATTTCATGTATCTAAACTGGATACCTGTTTATGGAACCATCCTATGAGAATAATGGATAAAAAAAACAGAGGAAAGGTCTGGCGAATAGCCTTGCTGGTTCTAATTCTAATTTCTGCTTTCCTGCTGATTAGAGGTTCCGGTATTAGGTTTCAGGACCTGACTCCGCTGAAAATTAAAGAGTATCTCCTAAGTTACGGGACCATAAAAGCAGCACTTATCTACTTCCTTATCTACACATTCTCGATAAGGCCTTTAGTTCCGGTACCGCCCACCCTCTATACCCTGGCCGGAGGGTTTACGTTCGGCCCGGTATTAGGGACTATCTTGACTATCATTGGAGCAACCTTCAATGCCAGCATTTCCTTCATGATAGCAAGGCTGCTGGGCAGGGATTTCGTCGAGAAAATATTAAAAGGTAAATTGGGCACACTTAACGACAAGCTGGCCGACAGCGGATTCAAAACGTTACTTGTGATAAGAAGCTCCCCTATTGGGCCGCCGTTTGATTTGGTTAGCTATGCCGCAGGTGTTCTCAGGGTCTCTTTCTGGAGCCACTTTTTCGCCACCATGATTGGGATTATCCCGGCTACCTCGGTTTACTCCTATTTTGGAGGTTCCATAACCAAAGGGGGCTTTTATATACTCATCGGATTCTTCCTGGTCGTAGTTTTTTCTATTTTTATACCGTGGGTTATAAGGAAGCAAAGGCTAAAGAGTAAATCATTCTAATTTAATCTTTTGAATCAAGAATGGATACTCATGAAGCAAGTAGCAAGGTATCAGTAACGAAATAAGCAGTCTCTCTTGTCTGCGCGGAGCACCACTGTCATTTCGACCGAAAGGAGAAATCTAAAGAAAGATTCCTCGTTTCACTCGGAATGACACACGGCGTGATATAGCTTCACTAAGTTCATATCGAATGCAATCGAGGCGTTAGTAATGACAGTATTGTGGTGACCTTGTGGCATGCACGGATAATTCTCGAGTAAAACCAAATTTTAGGAGTTACCAAATGGATAATTATGACATAGTAGTGATAGGTGGCGGGGCGGCCGGGCTTACCGTAGCAACCGGCTCCGTAAAATTCGGACTCAGGGTTGCTCTTGTCGAGAAAGAGAAGTTAGGCGGCGATTGCTTATACTACGGCTGTGTACCCAGTAAAACCCTGATACACTCGGCCAAAGTAGCCTCATTAATAAAGCGGGCGAAGGAATACGGGCTCGATGAAACCATGCTCTCTTTTGATTTCGAAAAGGTGATTAACCATGTCTGGAATACGATAAGCATAATAGGCAAGCATGACGACCCGGAGAGATTCAGGAAAATGGGTGTGGACGTGGTCTTCGGCGACCCGAGCTTCACCTCTCCTGAGGAGATAGAAGTAAACGGAAGGAGGATAAAGAGCAAAAAATTTGTCATTGCCACGGGGTCAAGGTCCTTCACGCCCGCGATCGATGGACTTAAAGAGGCCGGTTTTATATCACACGTCGAGGTATTTCATTTAAAGAAACTCCCACAGTCTTTAGTTGTTATAGGTGCCGGGCCTATAGGGATGGAGATGAGTCAAGCCTTTGCCCGATTCGGCTCAGATGTCACGGTAATAGAAATGTTGGATAGGATTCTTCCCGTCGAGGATGAAGATGTTTCAGAAGAGCTGGAGAAATATTTGACCAAAGAAGGAATCAAGTTCTTCACCGGAACGAAAGCCGAGCGGGTCTCTTTGGAAAATGGCAAAAAAGTAGTGCTTGCGAAGAAAAACGGAGAGGAAATCAATATAGCAGCGGATGAAATCCTGGTTGCAGTAGGACGTACACCCAATGTGGAGGGGTTAAACCTTGAGGCTGCCGGGGTCGAGTATAACCGGAAAGGGATAGTAGTCGATCAAAAACTAAGGACCACCGCCAAAAACATCTGGGCATGCGGTGACGTGGTCGGACCTTACCTCTTTACGCACATGGCTGAGTATCAGGCTGGCATAGTGGTGAGAAATGCTTTACTCAGACTCCCGGCCAAGGTGGACTATTCCGTCGTTCCCTGGACCACGTTTACCGACCCCGAGGTTGCCCATGTGGGAATCTCCGAGAATGAGGCAAAGAAAAAGAACATTAAGTACAGCGTTTACAAACACCAGTATAGTAATGTTGATAGAGCGGTTACAGAAGTAGAGGGCGTTGGCTTTGCAAAAATCATCACCACCGGATGGAAAGGAAAGATAATAGGGGCCCACATTGTAGGGCCTAATGCCGGTGAGCTGATTTCGGAGCTTGCCCTTGCCATAAAAAAGGGAATGACGGTAAAGGATATTTCTTCCACCATCCATGTCTATCCGACTCTGGCCCTCGGAACAAGGCAAACCGCAGACCTATTTTACCGCCATAAATTTGAGTCCTCCCAGCTACTTCAGAAGCTTCTCATGTTTATAGTCAGGCTTCTAAACTGATTGGTTTCTGAGATTCTAAGTGCTCCCTGTCCATATCCATTACCGGAGATGGTTTTTCAACCTATTTTTACCTGCACATGGAACCTTTTTTCAAAATCCGCATCTATTAGAAGAATAAAAGCACGTTACGAGGCCATGCGATTGAAAAATTGTGCTAAGTTACTTAAATCACTGGCTGAAGATGTTAGGCTCCAAATCCTGAGGTGCCTCTTCAATGGCGAGTATTCGGTATCTGAAATAGCCAAAAGAGTGGGCAAGAAACATTCTCAGGTATCCCACCATCTAGGAATACTCAGAAATTCAGGGATAGTAGTCGACAAGAAAGAGGGAAAGTTCGTTATCTACCAAATCCATCCTCTTCTTTACAAGAGACTTAGGAGTGTAAAACATAAGGATGTGCTTGATTTCGAGTGTTGCAGTATTGGATTTAGGAGATTTAGAAGTAAAGGAAAAGTAGAGTTATGTACTTTATTCTTACGTTCTTACATACGTCTTGATTAAACTCAACGATAAAATTGCTAAGGAGGTAAAACCGAATGGAACTTGGTGATAAAACGATCTTACATGCCCCGCCCTACTCCCAAATCGAGCAAAACGGCCTCAGTATTCTTATCGATCCCGAAGGACCTAACTGGATAAGCACAGACTCGAGAGGAGCCAGAATTGCAAGCTACATCGATGGAAAAAAAACATTCAATGATATCGTAGCACTCTACAGCTCGGAATTTGGT
It encodes the following:
- the lpdA gene encoding dihydrolipoyl dehydrogenase, which encodes MDNYDIVVIGGGAAGLTVATGSVKFGLRVALVEKEKLGGDCLYYGCVPSKTLIHSAKVASLIKRAKEYGLDETMLSFDFEKVINHVWNTISIIGKHDDPERFRKMGVDVVFGDPSFTSPEEIEVNGRRIKSKKFVIATGSRSFTPAIDGLKEAGFISHVEVFHLKKLPQSLVVIGAGPIGMEMSQAFARFGSDVTVIEMLDRILPVEDEDVSEELEKYLTKEGIKFFTGTKAERVSLENGKKVVLAKKNGEEINIAADEILVAVGRTPNVEGLNLEAAGVEYNRKGIVVDQKLRTTAKNIWACGDVVGPYLFTHMAEYQAGIVVRNALLRLPAKVDYSVVPWTTFTDPEVAHVGISENEAKKKNIKYSVYKHQYSNVDRAVTEVEGVGFAKIITTGWKGKIIGAHIVGPNAGELISELALAIKKGMTVKDISSTIHVYPTLALGTRQTADLFYRHKFESSQLLQKLLMFIVRLLN
- a CDS encoding metalloregulator ArsR/SmtB family transcription factor, whose amino-acid sequence is MRLKNCAKLLKSLAEDVRLQILRCLFNGEYSVSEIAKRVGKKHSQVSHHLGILRNSGIVVDKKEGKFVIYQIHPLLYKRLRSVKHKDVLDFECCSIGFRRFRSKGKVELCTLFLRSYIRLD
- a CDS encoding TVP38/TMEM64 family protein; the encoded protein is MRIMDKKNRGKVWRIALLVLILISAFLLIRGSGIRFQDLTPLKIKEYLLSYGTIKAALIYFLIYTFSIRPLVPVPPTLYTLAGGFTFGPVLGTILTIIGATFNASISFMIARLLGRDFVEKILKGKLGTLNDKLADSGFKTLLVIRSSPIGPPFDLVSYAAGVLRVSFWSHFFATMIGIIPATSVYSYFGGSITKGGFYILIGFFLVVVFSIFIPWVIRKQRLKSKSF